The Malus domestica chromosome 17, GDT2T_hap1 genome contains the following window.
TACAAGATTTGCGGTATCCCTAGAGGTAATTAAAGACATAACCATGTAAGAACATGCCTTGTGCAGGTTTGATAAGGAACTAGAGTCATCATAACTAACAAGGCAAGTATCATTATGAGAATCAAGGGGTTGGATTCACACGGGATGCGTAGAGAATAGAATAAGCCAAAATTTATAATACCTTCAGGGTAGCAGAAAAATGTCTTTAAAATACCAATTTAGTAGCGTTTTGTAGGCGCGGTGTTGTATCTTGTCAacataagagcaagtccacccctaaaaaaatacgcCAACACCCAACCCATTTAATCCActcagtgaacagtaatagaccacAATGAACAATAATAAgccaaatgcatctccacccctaaaaaatgaGATGGCACAAAGTCTAAAAAATGCGCTAGCACAAACAATCTACAccctaggcctggcaaacgggtcgtgtctgtcgtgttcgtgtcattttcaTGTAATACCTGTTATTTTAACGGGTCATGTCATATCACACATGTTATgacttgttaagaaaaatatttttttttaatttacacataccacacattgccacataaatattacttcaaaacattaaaacacatttgtcgtttaagtactacatgtacacttgaaaataagagcctaataaaaaacattcatacactagtagtctattataaaatattaaatatgcaaggatatgaaatatgaaagagtttttgttttcaaggttgtgaagcctttctcaaaagtttaaaccttgccaatggaactcaaagcttgcatgttattccttttacaaaatccttatttttcatcgatcatcatgaggaaattgtattggaactttggcttgatctattgccttcaaaAGTTATGTTaatgatgttttcagtaaggttttccatGTCAGAACTCTCTTCCGTATAAACTAAGTATAAAAAACccaaacattaaaaaccattcaaattatgagaagtgaACGGAGGAGGATGCGAGAGAGATGCAGATTAATGAGATGGTGCGAGAATAAGTCTGGACTGGAGAGATCAGAGTGAATGAGAGAGAAGATAAGGATAGCTTCCAACCTAATGCACAATGGACggctgagattaaatctcagccgatccaatggtcatcaattttttaaatttaatttaatatatatatatatatatataattattatagtttttaggggtataaaattgttaaattaatatatataattattatagtatttgtttttggttataaaattataaaattaatattttgcttattgtgtatcgtgttacccataTGTACAACCGAAccaacctgttatcttaacaggtacTTATCGAGTTACCCGATAATGACctgattcgttatcgtgtcgacctgaacacctgttaatttcgtgtcgtgtcgtgtccgATTATCAAGTCGTGTCaagaattgccaggcctactccacccctacaaaatgcgctggcacccaacccatttaaaatattattaaattttttataaaataataaataaataaaatagttttagtttctgataggatttttaaccaatctcgtcacgccacgtgtcattatccgaacatactattttgtgaatagatttccactaagatttttaaccaattccgacgcgccacgtgtcactatctgtttacaataatttagccaagatttcgataagattttcaaccaatcttgtcacgctacatgtcattatccgaacgtactattttgtggatagatttccgatTAAATTTTAAACCAATCCCAACgtaccacgtgtcattatctgtttacaataatttagccaagattttgataagattttcaaccaatcatgtagtgccacgtggcattgtcTAGAACctcatcttttcttttcttttctttttgtccatataaaaccctacatccctacatccatcctctCACCAAACTCAATCATTcttcatcgttttcaaatcttaagttcttacaatgtcttcttcaataaGATTGTATAAACAGTTTGAGGAGCAACAGAAAAGATTGTTGGCACATTAGGAAGAATTGGtcaatctcgaggaaggtggaggaggagatgaggctttcacaatggaggaggatgaggatgatgacCATAGAAAGTAGagggcctcacattcccgccgtGTCATAGAAGCTGTGGGTTAGATAGTCAAACCCAGACATGCCACAAACTTCGATAGAAAAAAGGAAAGACGAGGTAAAGATCTCTTGgaaaattattttattcccaacaGCGTATTCCCTGATCATGTTTCATCACTAGTCGTTTTAGAATACAACAAAGTTTGTtcgacaaaatcatgagtgctatttgcaaccatgatccatactttTTGCAAAAAGatgatgtttttcatgttctaggtcttcttcctgagcaaaaaattacggctGCCTTGtgaatgcttgcatatggagtatctgcagatcaagtggatgagattgCAAGGATGGGAAAATTACTGTTTTGGAGTCCCTGATGCGGTTTTGCTCTGCAATTGAAGCCCTCTACACCAATAAGTACTTCCGGAAACCCACGCCAAGGGACATGCGAAGGCTTCTGAGGAAAGGTGAGATGCGAGGCTTTCTTGGtatgattggaagcatcaactacatgcactggacttggaaaatttgtccaagtgcatggcaaggagcTTATggagacagaaaaaaaaaagccaaaagtatcattttggaagcagtggcttcatttgatacatggatttggcatgctttttttggtgttccaagAGCTTAGAATGACATaaatgtccttgcccaatctTTAGTGTTCAACAAAGTGCTGCAAGGAAAAGCGCCGAGATGCACGTATTGGGTTAATGGCAATAAATACGACAGAGCATACTACCTTGCAGACGACATTTACCCAAAGTGgacaacatttgtcaaaacagtgccacatccacaaagtgaaaaagaaaaacacttcgcaaaaagtcaagaagggtgtaggaaggatgtggagcgttgttttggtatcttgCAAGCTCGTTGGGCTAT
Protein-coding sequences here:
- the LOC139193417 gene encoding uncharacterized protein yields the protein MRFCSAIEALYTNKYFRKPTPRDMRRLLRKVFNKVLQGKAPRCTYWVNGNKYDRAYYLADDIYPKWTTFVKTVPHPQSEKEKHFAKSQEGCRKDVERCFGILQARWAIVKAAARMLDVEALRSIMMTCIILHNMIVEDEYDYDVVDEYEPDTMNNSRTCIYSSHDRTEDPVQHESLERDRRYNELIVERYTSV